One genomic region from Muriicola soli encodes:
- a CDS encoding helix-turn-helix domain-containing protein: MNAADFISRARNLVFDNLLNPQFGVEMLAAELGISRSELYKRIKKFENKSASQFIREIRLEKALELLRTDSYSIGEIAYMVGFHSPTYFSTAFKEKYGYPPSISKQNSRILHRPKALGSKRKLVPFVVGSVAILVLAISAFAALGGTMSKSVSLSVDRSTTLKAYGLYTEARELVEQRKDSAFPIAVELLEKAIELDPSFAEAYAEMSFLYGQWHYYGSLKKAERDKMMRKYLDLAISLDSASPEVLLARADYQWKHRNFPEDSTEILYGFQSVLEMDPEHDRAHYRLYQARRAMGQYKISHSHLEKASELEPKNYFYKTILARDLFWKKNERDRAMNVIEEVIKKSDRPGGVYFKSMFLTESSKDGHVQAFKNFHKALKDFPFLYGYMYWNTYITLDLDLLPLAERYSRLIQIKYPENTFYTYGNAYNILIAEQRYDEAMDFTIIWNSNKGLDDDTAVANIAKAHYLKGNLEITKEILLKHFGQVFESMADGTHPKVSITSSKIRAAKTYIDILRELGENDMAQPLVDFICSYYSDFNLRGFFATKLDHLDCAYLQNDLEGFLLALRNGFFREGNRLGVYMVLKLSNYPAFENEPAYQELFREIEQETHRMRAQVIEYLKAEGNWDPVWDSSLELYNRDVVMKNSDLPRFN, from the coding sequence ATGAATGCCGCGGATTTTATTTCCCGGGCCAGGAACCTCGTTTTTGACAACCTGCTAAACCCTCAATTCGGAGTGGAAATGCTCGCTGCAGAACTGGGGATCAGCCGGTCTGAGCTCTACAAGCGGATCAAAAAGTTCGAGAACAAATCGGCCAGCCAGTTCATCCGGGAGATCCGGCTCGAAAAAGCACTGGAACTTCTCAGGACAGACTCCTATTCCATCGGGGAAATCGCCTATATGGTAGGCTTTCACAGCCCCACCTACTTCTCCACCGCTTTTAAAGAAAAGTACGGTTATCCCCCCAGTATTTCCAAACAGAACAGCCGTATTCTGCATCGTCCGAAAGCTCTTGGATCAAAAAGAAAGCTCGTCCCGTTTGTAGTTGGGAGTGTGGCCATCCTGGTCCTGGCCATCTCCGCCTTTGCCGCCCTGGGTGGTACCATGTCAAAATCCGTTTCGCTCTCCGTAGACAGGAGCACAACCCTCAAAGCTTACGGCCTTTACACTGAAGCCAGAGAACTCGTCGAACAACGAAAAGACAGCGCCTTTCCCATCGCCGTGGAACTTTTGGAAAAGGCCATTGAGCTCGACCCTTCCTTCGCAGAGGCCTATGCAGAAATGTCTTTTCTGTACGGGCAATGGCATTATTACGGCAGCCTGAAGAAAGCGGAGAGGGACAAAATGATGAGAAAGTACCTGGATCTGGCCATTAGCCTCGACTCGGCAAGTCCGGAGGTACTGCTGGCCAGGGCCGATTATCAATGGAAGCATCGCAATTTTCCTGAGGATTCTACCGAGATCCTTTACGGCTTTCAAAGCGTTCTGGAAATGGATCCCGAACATGACAGGGCACACTATCGTCTGTACCAGGCGAGGCGCGCCATGGGTCAGTATAAGATCTCACATTCCCATTTAGAAAAGGCTTCAGAGCTTGAGCCAAAGAATTACTTCTATAAAACCATCCTTGCCCGGGACCTGTTCTGGAAAAAGAACGAAAGGGATAGGGCCATGAACGTGATCGAAGAGGTAATCAAAAAGAGCGATCGTCCGGGAGGCGTGTATTTCAAGTCAATGTTTCTGACGGAAAGTTCCAAAGACGGCCATGTACAGGCCTTTAAGAATTTTCATAAGGCGCTAAAGGATTTTCCCTTCCTGTATGGCTATATGTACTGGAATACCTATATCACCCTGGATCTGGACCTCCTGCCCCTCGCAGAGCGATACAGCCGTTTGATCCAGATTAAATATCCCGAAAACACCTTTTACACGTACGGTAATGCTTATAATATCTTAATAGCTGAGCAGCGCTACGATGAGGCCATGGACTTCACCATCATCTGGAATTCAAACAAAGGCCTCGATGACGATACAGCCGTTGCTAACATCGCAAAGGCACATTATCTCAAAGGGAACCTGGAAATTACAAAAGAGATCCTGCTGAAGCATTTTGGTCAGGTTTTCGAAAGCATGGCCGATGGAACTCACCCCAAAGTTTCGATAACATCTTCAAAGATTAGGGCTGCCAAAACCTATATCGATATTTTAAGAGAATTGGGCGAAAACGACATGGCCCAACCCTTAGTAGATTTTATTTGCTCCTATTACTCAGATTTTAATCTGAGAGGATTTTTTGCCACAAAATTGGATCATTTGGATTGTGCTTATTTACAGAACGATCTCGAAGGTTTCCTGCTAGCCTTAAGAAATGGTTTCTTCCGGGAAGGCAACAGGTTAGGAGTTTATATGGTACTGAAACTTTCAAATTATCCGGCCTTTGAGAACGAACCGGCATACCAGGAGCTGTTTCGGGAAATTGAGCAGGAGACCCATCGTATGAGGGCGCAGGTGATTGAATACCTCAAAGCAGAAGGCAATTGGGATCCCGTTTGGGATAGTTCACTGGAATTATACAACAGGGATGTTGTTATGAAAAATTCTGACTTGCCCCGCTTTAATTAA
- a CDS encoding carboxypeptidase-like regulatory domain-containing protein, with protein MNNTARTFLLWVLMCSTCSLFAQRQTISGTVTDNFNQPLLGANIAIEGTTRGAVTDLNGYYQIEAGPEEVLVFSYVGFNAAKILVGTNTVIDVSLQPGNNLDAVIVVGYGTTTRETLTDNITSVSSEQIKEIPVPSIQGALVGKTAGVQITQTSGRAESGFKIRVRGWPPSAVTRNPCT; from the coding sequence ATGAATAACACAGCCAGGACTTTCTTATTGTGGGTACTGATGTGCTCAACATGTTCCCTGTTTGCCCAACGACAAACAATATCGGGAACTGTCACGGATAATTTCAACCAGCCCCTGCTCGGGGCAAACATTGCCATTGAAGGAACCACGCGGGGCGCGGTAACTGACCTCAATGGGTATTACCAGATCGAGGCAGGCCCGGAAGAGGTGCTCGTATTTTCCTATGTGGGCTTCAACGCTGCCAAGATCCTGGTAGGTACAAATACAGTCATCGATGTAAGCCTTCAACCCGGTAATAACCTGGATGCGGTGATTGTGGTGGGATACGGTACAACTACCCGGGAAACGCTGACCGATAATATCACTTCCGTTTCCTCCGAACAGATCAAAGAAATTCCAGTGCCCTCCATTCAGGGTGCACTGGTGGGTAAGACGGCCGGAGTACAGATCACTCAGACCAGCGGACGGGCAGAATCCGGATTTAAGATCAGGGTCAGGGGGTGGCCACCATCAGCGGTAACCAGGAACCCCTGTACGTGA
- a CDS encoding RagB/SusD family nutrient uptake outer membrane protein has translation MKKHHIFLLVCILFFGCDNNLDIEPTNTLTPETLLDDPDNLDRLLLGAYAFADNHLAGEFQTVSELLANEGNLAYRGTFAQFFQFDRKEVIATNGFIRFLWANAYRSINLCNIVLNNLDLAEDPALRDRLEGEAKFMRGLLYFEMVRYFALPYEAAGGNTQLGLPIVFDGVTDVSQLSYPSRKSVEEVYTQILSDLQDAYDLLPPENGFRADAFAAQALLARVYLQQGNYAAARDAADDVLQNSGHSLAPDLPSAFNNEVDGIEDILAWQITTQDGTNNFNTYWATIQFGGRSQTADITIEPPFFDLFTGLDDRASFFYSGNGTTVSSKWQGQFANAPFLRIAEMHLIRAESNFREGTSVGLSPEVEINALRARSNAAPIIGATLQDILEERQRELAFEGHRFHDAKRLQEVIDGIPYDADQLVMPIPQDDIDTNPNLEQNPGYNN, from the coding sequence ATGAAAAAGCACCATATATTTCTTCTTGTTTGTATCCTTTTCTTCGGTTGCGATAACAACCTGGATATTGAACCCACTAATACGCTCACCCCGGAAACCTTGCTGGATGATCCGGACAATCTGGACCGCTTGCTACTGGGGGCCTATGCCTTTGCCGATAACCACCTGGCCGGAGAATTCCAGACGGTATCTGAATTGCTCGCCAATGAAGGCAACCTGGCCTACCGTGGAACCTTTGCGCAGTTCTTCCAGTTCGACCGCAAAGAAGTGATCGCCACCAATGGCTTTATCCGGTTCCTCTGGGCTAACGCCTACCGCTCCATCAATTTATGCAACATCGTCCTTAATAATTTGGATCTCGCAGAGGACCCTGCCCTAAGGGACCGGCTGGAAGGGGAGGCGAAATTCATGAGAGGACTGCTCTATTTCGAGATGGTACGCTATTTTGCCCTTCCCTACGAGGCTGCAGGGGGTAACACACAATTGGGGTTACCCATAGTGTTTGACGGGGTGACCGATGTGAGTCAGCTCTCCTATCCAAGCCGTAAATCAGTAGAGGAAGTATATACCCAGATCCTCTCAGATTTGCAGGATGCATACGATCTCCTGCCCCCGGAAAATGGTTTCCGGGCAGATGCCTTTGCTGCTCAGGCCTTGCTGGCCAGGGTTTATCTGCAACAGGGCAATTACGCAGCCGCCAGGGACGCAGCAGATGATGTTCTCCAAAACAGCGGGCATTCCCTGGCACCGGATCTGCCCTCGGCCTTCAACAATGAGGTGGATGGGATCGAGGACATCCTTGCCTGGCAGATCACAACCCAGGACGGGACCAATAATTTCAATACGTATTGGGCCACCATTCAGTTCGGGGGTCGGTCCCAGACTGCAGACATAACGATAGAGCCGCCCTTTTTCGATCTCTTTACGGGTCTGGATGACCGGGCCAGTTTTTTCTATTCGGGGAATGGTACTACAGTAAGCTCCAAATGGCAAGGGCAGTTTGCCAATGCACCTTTCCTTCGCATCGCAGAGATGCATCTGATCCGGGCCGAAAGCAATTTTAGGGAAGGGACATCTGTGGGCCTGAGTCCGGAAGTGGAGATCAATGCCCTTAGGGCCCGATCCAATGCGGCACCTATCATTGGCGCAACCCTGCAGGACATCCTGGAGGAACGACAGCGGGAGTTGGCCTTTGAAGGTCATCGATTTCACGATGCCAAGCGACTTCAGGAAGTTATTGACGGTATTCCTTATGATGCAGACCAGCTGGTCATGCCCATCCCTCAGGACGATATAGATACCAACCCTAACCTGGAACAGAACCCGGGGTATAATAATTAG
- a CDS encoding SusC/RagA family TonB-linked outer membrane protein — protein MATISGNQEPLYVIDGIPIDKVDRSINGSPINSLIGLNPEDIESIEILKDASAAAIYGSRGSNGVVLITTKSGRKGDTRFSFRSSYGWSEASNTLEWLNTEEYVELFTEAALNSGFTEDDAAFFFNLFAQEEGDWRDGAVDTDWQDLALISGSIQDVNFSASGGGGNTTFFLSTGYNKTNSIIRGNTLERYSLRANVENSGNEWLTLGINANVSKSQLSRIANDNAFANPLQAIAQIPFSRPYLDDGITPNTETTLYYNFLMDQFNGDFESNVWRAFAKVYGQVDFSENLSFRSEFGYDYNQQLEERFFGSLTESASTNGFADAFNLVNEKYVINNYFSHQLNKASWQLETVLGMSFEENTLKSLFVEGQDFPSDLLQKLDSAGEITDGSTTETAYSFASYFLRANATLWNRYLLKASVRVDGSSRFGADTQYGVFPAASVGWLLSEEAFLQDHPTISNLKARISWGLTGNANIGNFASRTQFNTITYNQNPGFWLGTLGDQELSWEDTTQYNFGLDLGMFNNRINSSFDYYVKDTEGVLFLVPIPYNNGIRFINQNSGDIQNTGFEFTLDSKNLILEDFGWSTSLNIAINKNEVKKLPDGADIIREEKIVREGEPVASFYMPEYAGVDPDNGDALYYLNTELPDGSFDRTTTSDYGEASRRILGNPFPDVIAGMTNTLRYKNFDFSFTIQGQWGAQVYNAGGIYQSANGDFFDNQTRDQLNRWQQPGDVTDIPQARLFGGNGTQLSSRYLEDSDFVRLRNLTLGYTLSQDVSEKLGLDRVRIYFTGVNLFTITDFKGWDPESSWDQLQGNSLASGLGFYSPPQPRTLTLGFNVDF, from the coding sequence GTGGCCACCATCAGCGGTAACCAGGAACCCCTGTACGTGATCGACGGTATCCCAATTGACAAGGTAGATAGGAGCATTAATGGGTCTCCCATCAACTCCTTGATCGGACTTAACCCTGAAGACATTGAATCCATAGAGATCTTAAAGGATGCCTCGGCCGCAGCCATCTATGGTTCACGTGGTTCCAATGGGGTTGTACTGATCACCACCAAAAGCGGTCGGAAAGGAGATACCCGTTTCTCTTTCCGTTCTTCCTATGGCTGGAGTGAAGCTTCCAATACCCTGGAATGGCTCAATACAGAGGAATATGTGGAACTCTTTACAGAGGCAGCCCTCAACTCAGGTTTTACGGAAGATGATGCGGCTTTTTTCTTTAACCTCTTTGCCCAGGAAGAGGGCGACTGGCGGGATGGAGCTGTGGATACTGACTGGCAGGACCTGGCCCTGATCTCCGGTAGCATACAGGATGTGAATTTCAGCGCCAGCGGGGGAGGGGGTAATACCACCTTTTTCCTGTCTACCGGATATAATAAGACCAACAGCATCATAAGAGGGAATACGCTGGAACGTTACAGCTTGAGAGCCAATGTGGAGAACAGCGGCAACGAATGGCTCACCCTGGGCATCAATGCCAATGTGAGCAAGTCCCAGCTGTCACGGATCGCAAACGACAATGCATTTGCCAATCCATTGCAGGCAATTGCCCAAATTCCTTTCTCTCGCCCTTATCTCGATGACGGGATCACCCCAAATACAGAAACCACCCTCTACTACAATTTCCTCATGGATCAGTTCAACGGGGATTTTGAATCTAACGTCTGGCGTGCCTTTGCAAAGGTTTACGGACAGGTGGATTTCTCAGAAAATCTGAGCTTCCGGTCGGAATTCGGATATGACTACAACCAGCAGTTGGAAGAACGATTTTTTGGGAGCCTGACAGAGTCGGCTTCCACCAATGGGTTTGCCGATGCCTTTAACCTGGTGAATGAGAAATACGTGATCAACAATTATTTCTCACATCAGCTCAACAAGGCCAGCTGGCAACTCGAAACCGTATTGGGAATGTCCTTTGAAGAGAACACACTGAAAAGCCTCTTTGTGGAAGGGCAGGATTTTCCCTCAGACTTACTGCAAAAACTGGATAGTGCCGGGGAGATCACCGATGGATCCACCACCGAGACCGCTTACAGCTTTGCCTCTTACTTTTTACGGGCGAATGCTACTTTGTGGAACCGATACCTGCTTAAAGCGAGTGTCAGAGTAGATGGCTCTTCACGATTCGGTGCAGATACCCAATACGGGGTCTTTCCAGCGGCCAGTGTGGGCTGGTTGCTCTCAGAAGAGGCCTTCCTGCAGGACCATCCGACCATCTCCAACCTCAAGGCACGCATCAGCTGGGGGCTCACAGGTAATGCCAACATAGGTAATTTCGCGAGCCGCACCCAGTTCAATACCATCACCTATAACCAGAACCCGGGTTTCTGGCTGGGAACCCTGGGCGATCAGGAACTGAGCTGGGAAGATACGACCCAGTACAATTTTGGGCTGGATCTGGGGATGTTCAATAATCGTATCAATAGCAGTTTTGATTACTACGTCAAGGATACAGAAGGGGTACTCTTCCTGGTCCCTATCCCTTACAACAACGGCATAAGATTCATCAATCAGAATTCGGGGGATATACAGAACACCGGTTTTGAATTTACCCTGGATTCCAAGAACCTCATCCTCGAAGACTTTGGCTGGTCTACTTCTTTGAATATTGCCATCAATAAGAATGAGGTAAAAAAACTACCGGATGGGGCAGATATCATCAGGGAAGAAAAGATCGTCAGGGAGGGTGAGCCTGTGGCGTCCTTCTATATGCCCGAATATGCGGGAGTTGACCCTGACAATGGTGATGCTCTTTATTACCTCAATACGGAACTGCCGGACGGTAGCTTTGACCGTACAACGACCAGCGACTACGGAGAGGCTAGCCGTCGTATTCTTGGAAATCCCTTTCCGGATGTGATCGCCGGGATGACCAATACGCTGCGATACAAGAATTTCGACTTCTCCTTTACCATCCAGGGGCAGTGGGGAGCTCAGGTTTACAATGCAGGTGGAATCTACCAATCGGCCAACGGGGATTTCTTTGATAACCAGACCCGCGACCAGCTAAACCGCTGGCAACAACCCGGGGATGTGACAGACATTCCCCAGGCCAGGCTTTTTGGAGGGAACGGAACACAACTTTCTTCCCGTTACCTTGAGGACTCGGACTTTGTCCGTTTGAGGAATCTGACCCTGGGATATACTTTATCTCAAGACGTATCCGAAAAACTGGGCCTGGATAGGGTGAGGATCTACTTTACCGGGGTCAACCTGTTTACCATCACCGATTTCAAGGGCTGGGATCCGGAATCGTCCTGGGATCAATTACAGGGAAATTCCCTCGCCTCCGGATTGGGGTTTTATTCCCCTCCCCAACCCCGGACACTCACCTTAGGCTTTAATGTTGACTTTTAA
- a CDS encoding PAS domain-containing sensor histidine kinase: protein MDSKEVSLLKKALERQKKARRQAEMILEEKSRKLYETASQLKETNARLENLLSEKTSELEGVFINIVDPYVVMDINGNVIRMNAAAKELLGYDHNEEVFNLTQLVHPDYLEYTQKSFKQLYEVGTLKNYRAKIYVKDKTERFVQVNSSLIYDKDRNPIAAQGIIRDITGEMEAEEQIRASQNRLSTLISNLQTGVLLENEDRKISLTNQIFCDLFQIPVSPDQLKGADCSNAAEDSKHHFTDPEGFVKRIEKILKSKKLVLSDELEMKDGRILERDYIPIFSDGKYKGHLWTYQDVTLRKNYKKNIEAQKEKYWSIIANMNLGLIEVDNDDVIQLVNQSFCKMSGFSEKELLGQKASEILKVHEKNLIEQKGKERLKGKSDSYEVKVVTKSGQTNHWLLSGAPRYDETGKVVGSIGIHLDITAQKNLELQKEVLLTELEASNRGLQEYAHIVSHDLKSPLRSISTLATWLHDDYIEQLDETGVYNLQMMQEKVEGMDKLIDGILKYSSIKSETLEKKPVDLNQVVHDIREIIFIPEHVSVIIMDPLPTLQADATKMHQLFQNLISNAVINIDKSEGIVSIGVAEKKDNWEFYVRDNGIGIPKEYHEKIFKIFQSIGSEERSTGIGLSIVKKIVDLYQGEIWLESKVGEGTTFYFTLKK from the coding sequence ATGGATAGTAAAGAGGTCTCTTTGCTGAAAAAGGCGCTTGAACGCCAGAAAAAGGCAAGGCGGCAGGCCGAGATGATCCTCGAGGAGAAATCCCGGAAACTCTATGAGACCGCCAGTCAGCTCAAGGAGACCAATGCCCGACTTGAAAATCTGCTCAGTGAGAAGACCTCTGAACTGGAAGGGGTGTTCATCAATATAGTGGACCCCTATGTTGTAATGGACATAAACGGGAATGTTATCCGGATGAACGCTGCCGCCAAAGAACTTCTGGGATATGACCACAATGAGGAGGTTTTCAACCTGACGCAATTGGTACACCCCGACTATCTTGAATACACTCAAAAATCCTTCAAACAGCTCTACGAGGTAGGTACTCTGAAGAATTACAGGGCAAAGATCTATGTAAAGGACAAAACAGAACGGTTTGTTCAGGTAAACAGCAGTCTTATCTACGACAAGGACAGGAACCCTATTGCAGCCCAGGGGATCATTCGGGACATTACCGGAGAAATGGAGGCCGAAGAGCAGATCAGGGCCTCTCAGAACCGATTGTCCACCCTGATCTCCAACCTGCAAACGGGCGTGTTGCTCGAGAACGAGGATAGGAAAATCTCCCTGACAAATCAGATTTTCTGTGACCTCTTCCAGATACCTGTCTCACCTGATCAGTTGAAAGGAGCCGACTGCTCAAACGCAGCAGAAGATAGCAAACACCATTTTACGGATCCTGAAGGATTTGTTAAAAGGATCGAAAAGATCCTAAAGTCTAAAAAACTGGTACTCTCAGATGAATTGGAAATGAAGGATGGTAGGATCCTGGAAAGGGATTACATACCCATTTTCAGCGACGGAAAATACAAAGGCCACCTTTGGACCTACCAGGACGTGACACTAAGGAAGAACTACAAGAAGAACATCGAAGCTCAGAAAGAGAAGTACTGGAGTATTATCGCTAATATGAACCTCGGACTGATCGAAGTGGACAACGACGACGTTATACAGTTGGTCAATCAGAGTTTTTGTAAAATGAGCGGGTTTTCAGAAAAAGAATTATTGGGGCAGAAAGCCAGTGAAATCCTTAAAGTACATGAGAAAAACCTTATTGAACAAAAGGGGAAGGAACGCCTAAAGGGCAAATCTGATTCCTACGAGGTAAAAGTAGTGACCAAATCAGGACAAACCAATCACTGGCTCCTAAGTGGTGCGCCCAGGTATGATGAAACCGGTAAAGTTGTTGGATCTATAGGGATCCATCTCGACATTACCGCTCAGAAAAACCTGGAACTCCAAAAAGAAGTACTGCTCACAGAATTGGAGGCCAGCAACCGCGGCCTGCAGGAATACGCCCACATCGTATCACACGATTTAAAATCCCCGCTGAGGAGCATAAGTACCCTGGCTACCTGGCTTCATGACGATTACATAGAACAGCTTGATGAGACGGGGGTCTATAACCTGCAGATGATGCAGGAAAAAGTAGAGGGAATGGACAAACTCATAGACGGGATTTTAAAATATTCGAGTATCAAAAGTGAGACCCTGGAAAAAAAACCTGTAGACCTTAACCAAGTGGTCCACGACATCAGGGAGATCATCTTCATTCCTGAACACGTCAGTGTAATCATCATGGACCCCCTCCCTACCCTTCAGGCCGACGCCACCAAAATGCACCAGCTGTTCCAGAACCTGATCAGCAATGCCGTGATCAACATCGATAAATCGGAAGGTATTGTTTCTATTGGCGTTGCGGAAAAGAAAGATAATTGGGAATTTTACGTTCGCGACAATGGAATTGGGATCCCCAAAGAATACCACGAGAAGATCTTTAAGATTTTTCAGTCTATCGGTTCAGAAGAGCGGTCAACAGGAATTGGTCTTTCAATCGTAAAGAAGATTGTAGACCTATACCAGGGAGAGATTTGGCTGGAGAGTAAAGTAGGAGAAGGAACAACCTTTTATTTCACCTTAAAAAAATGA
- a CDS encoding heme NO-binding domain-containing protein translates to MKGIVFTEFLEMVEETFGLEVADQIIEESNLQSEGIYTSVGTYEFNEMVSLLTNLSKTVEIPANELLHTFGLYLFDSLGKAHPEVIKNYKTPLALLISIEDHIHVHVKKLYPDAELPTFNVVEQSENSLSMIYKSSRGLYSLAHGLMEKTFTHFNSTAQISYELLKEDGTQVKFDIVQNG, encoded by the coding sequence ATGAAAGGAATTGTTTTTACGGAGTTTCTTGAAATGGTGGAAGAAACCTTTGGTCTTGAAGTAGCGGACCAAATCATAGAAGAATCCAACCTCCAGTCGGAGGGAATTTATACCTCTGTAGGCACCTATGAATTCAATGAAATGGTCTCCTTACTTACCAATCTGAGTAAGACGGTGGAAATACCTGCAAACGAACTGCTACATACCTTTGGCTTGTATCTTTTCGATAGTTTGGGGAAAGCTCATCCCGAGGTTATTAAGAATTACAAAACGCCCCTGGCCCTCCTCATCTCAATTGAAGACCATATCCACGTTCATGTAAAAAAACTATATCCCGATGCGGAACTTCCAACGTTTAACGTGGTTGAACAATCGGAAAACAGCCTTTCCATGATCTACAAGTCCTCGCGGGGACTCTACAGCCTGGCTCACGGCCTTATGGAAAAAACATTCACCCACTTTAATTCCACGGCCCAAATCTCCTATGAACTGCTGAAAGAAGACGGGACCCAGGTAAAATTTGACATTGTCCAAAATGGATAG
- a CDS encoding response regulator translates to MTILFIEDDTIESMKLNRTAAKLPEKHNIIQAKNGEEALEILNGPTQLPDIIFLDLNMPRMNGIEFLQILKKDPELKYLPTIILTTSQNRADLLECYRNGIAGYIIKPLKYEDYEDKIQKVIAYWEINELVKA, encoded by the coding sequence ATGACAATACTCTTTATAGAAGACGACACCATTGAATCGATGAAACTCAACAGGACCGCTGCTAAATTACCTGAGAAACACAATATCATTCAAGCTAAAAACGGAGAAGAGGCACTGGAAATCCTAAACGGGCCTACTCAACTCCCGGATATTATTTTTCTCGACCTCAATATGCCCAGGATGAATGGGATAGAATTTCTCCAAATCCTGAAAAAAGATCCCGAACTAAAATATTTGCCTACTATCATTTTGACAACATCACAGAATAGGGCCGACCTGCTTGAGTGCTACCGCAACGGAATTGCCGGTTACATTATAAAGCCCCTTAAATACGAGGATTACGAAGATAAGATACAAAAAGTGATTGCCTATTGGGAGATCAATGAACTTGTCAAAGCCTAA